The Lepus europaeus isolate LE1 chromosome 6, mLepTim1.pri, whole genome shotgun sequence genome includes a window with the following:
- the LOC133762201 gene encoding centrin-2-like — protein MECIKIGKYEVHRLWPLNFKKGNIASSAQWKRMSPKLELTEEQKQEIREAFDLFDADGTGTIDVKELKVVMRALGFEPKKEEIKKMISEIDKEGTGKMNFSDSLTVMTQKMSEKDTKEEILKAFKLFNDDETGKILFKNLKHVGKELGENLTDEELQEMIEEAERDGDGEVSEQEFLRIMKDQPLLRSMSSFLLQAHLTRFSACHCVKSGF, from the coding sequence ATGGAATGTATCAAGATTGGCAAATATGAAGTGCATCGGCTATGGCCTCTTAACTTTAAGAAGGGAAACATAGCATCTAGTGCCCAGTGGAAAAGGATGAGTCCTAAGCTTGAGCTTACTGAAGAGCAGAAACAAGAAATCAGGGAAGCTTTTGATCTCTTTGATGCTGATGGAACTGGGACCATAGATGTTAAAGAACTTAAGGTGGTAATGAGGGCCCTGGGGTTTGAACccaagaaagaagaaatcaagaaaatgatAAGTGAAATTGATAAGGAAGGCACTGGAAAAATGAACTTTAGTGACTCTTTGACTGTGATGACTCAGAAAATGTCTGAGAAAGATACCAAAGAAGAAATTCTGAAAGCTTTCAAGCTCTTCAATGATGATGAAACTGGAAAGATACTGTTCAAAAATCTGAAACACGTGGGCAAGGAGTTGGGCGAGAACCTGACAGATGAGGAGCTACAGGAAATGATTGAAGAAGCTGAgcgagatggagatggagaagtCAGTGAGCAAGAGTTCCTGCGCATCATGAAAGACCAGCCTTTACTAAGATCCATGTCGTCTTTTCTACTGCAAGCACACCTAACTAGGTTTAGTGCCTGCCATTGTGTAAAATCTGGCTTTTGA